The genomic stretch TCGCGCCGGAACTGTTCCTCAAGCGCACGCTGGTCTCCGGCCTTTCCGACAAGGTCTTCGAGGTAAACCGGAACTTCCGCAATGAAGGCGTGTCCACCCGGCACAATCCCGAATTCACCATGATGGAGTGCTACTGGGCCTATGCCGATTACGAGGACATGATGGACCTCGTCGAGCGCCTCTTCGCGCGGCTTGCGATGGCCGTCCATGGCTCCACGGAATTCAAGTACGGAGACAAGGAGCTTTCCTTCAAGGGACCGTTCCGCCGCGTGCCCATGCCGGACGCCGTCAAGGAGGCCACCGGCATCGACTTCCTGGCGATCAAGACGGACGAGGAGGCACGCGCTGCGGCCAAGGCCGCCGGCTTCGAGGTCGAGAAGGACTGGACCTGGGGCGAATGCCTTGCCTTCATCTTCGAGGAGAAGGTGGAAGCAACGCTGATCCAGCCGGCCCACGTGACCCACTTCCCGAAGGACATCTCGCCCTTCGCCAAGGAAGTGCCGGGTGAGCCGCGCCTTGTCGAGCGCTTCGAGACCTACTGCAACACCTGGGAGATCGGCAACGCCTTCTCGGAACTGAACGATCCCGAGGAACAGCGTGCCCGCATGATCGAGCAGCTCGAGCAGGCGCATGCGCGCGGCGAGAAGGACAAGCAGCTGGACGACGAATTCCTCGACGCCATCGACCAGGGCATGCCTCCGGCAGGCGGCCTCGGTATCGGCGTCGACCGTCTCATTATGCTGCTGACGGATGCTCCATCCATCCGAGACGTGATCCTCTTCCCCGCTCAACGGAGCCGGACGAACTGATTTCCCACAAGAAAAGGCGGCCCTGGCCGCCTTTTTTGTATCCGCAGTCCGACGTTCTCAATGCGTCTCTTGCAGCTCCGGCTTTCTGCGATGCTTTTCTGGGTCGTCGTCCTCCGCCACCACAGGCGCATGCGACGCCTCGGCGGCAGGCGCTGCCTCCTGCCCTTCTGGCTCTTTGTGGCTTGCTGCTTCTGAAGTCATCGGCTGGGCCCGCAGCTTGGCGAGCCAAGCTGCGCCGTGATCTTCCCCAGCCGCCTTGGCCGGCGTCTCCCCGCTATCATGCGGCACTGGCACCGCCCGCTCTGCGTCATGTTCATCCGGTCCGGCAGGCGTGGCCATCTCGTCCTTGCGATCTTTGGCCGGATGCTCGGCCTCATGTGCCGGCGCTACCTGCTCCGAATGCTCGGCATCCGTGCCGAAACCAGCCATGCCCTTGATTGAATCGAGCCAGCCTTTGGAGGCTGGGTCCGCCTCGCCGGCGTGGTCATCGCCCTGTGTCCCGACAGGTAATTCCTCACTACCGAGACCGACCATTCCCATCAGGGACGCGACGAGACCCTGGCCGTCATCCTTGCCATGCTCCACGGCAGGCGTTTCCGGGCCATGCGCTTCGTCGGCGCCGCCATGACCGGCGTCAGGGATCTCGCCGTGACCGGCGGCCTCTCCCTGTTCCTTCGTCTTGCGGTGATCGGCAGCTGTGCCGTGGCCGTCGCCCCCCTCGATCACCGGATCGACGCAATCGGCATCGTCCGTAAGAGAGGCGGACATGGCTTGCGCATCTTCCAGCGGCAGGTCGATCCTGAGCCCCCAGAACTCGCCGGTGGCGCTGGCGCTGCCGTCGACGTAATAGGCGCTGATGGCTTGGTCAGGGCTACCAGCAGGCAGCCTGCTCGTATCGGGGACATAGACGACTTGTGCCCCAATCGCACGCCCGCGCATTCTTGAGCGATCGGCAGGGCCTGCAGGATCCAGCACCGTGACCTGAACGAGATCGGAATGTTCGGCCTGCTGGACAGAGCGCGCCACCCGCAGGGCCGTCTTCAGCCTGGCAATTCCATCGCCCGGCTTGTCGGTGGTGACATACTTGCGGATCCAGTAGCGGTCGGCCTTCTTGATCCTCACCGTCTCGATCGTCGTGCAGGAGAGCCCGTTGAGATCACCATAGGAGGGCCCAAGCAGCCTGTCGGCACCTATATAGACGGCCGCCGCGCCGCTGCCGCCGCCGAGGACGGTCACCCCTGCAAGGATCAGGAGGAGCTTTCGCGGGATGCGGGACACGATCGATTTCATCCGCAAAGCTCCGGCATTCCAACCTCACTACGCAACACTCAAGGGGCGGCGGGAGTGACAGTGCCTCAAGGTCGTTGAGGAAAGTTTAAACGGAACCTTCAGATGCGAGCCGTCGTTCCCCCTGCAGCTCCGGACATTATGCGAATGACTTTCATTAGCGTTGACAGCAGGGTCTCCGGTAAATATTGTTATTGCAACTTAATTGCAAAAGAGGTTGACTATCGACATGACGGCATCCCAGTTTCTTTTTCGCGGTCTCTTCCTCGCAGCAATGGTCATCGCGCCCACGGCATCTGCCGTTGCGGAGGACAAGGTGAAGGTCGTCACGACCTTTACGGTCATTGCCGACATGGCTCGCAATGTTGCGGGAGATGTTGCTGATGTCGAAAGCATCACCAAGCCGGGCGCCGAGATTCACAACTACCAGCCGACACCGCACGACCTGCTGCGTGCCCGGGACGCCGACCTCATCCTGCGCAACGGCCTCAACCTGGAGCTCTGGTTCGAGAAGTTTCTCGCCAACCTCGGCGACGTTCCCAGCGTGACGGCCTCCGACGGAGTAGAGCCCATGGCAATCGCCGGGGGAAGCTATGAGGGCAAGCCAAACCCACATGCCTGGATGTCTCTGGAGAACGCCGTGATCTATGTGGAGAACATACGCAGGGGCCTGAGCGAGGTCGATCCGGACAATGCCGAGACCTATGCAGCCAATGCGGCAGCCTATACCGAAAAGCTGAAGGCAGCCGTGCAGCCGATCCGCGACCAGCTCGCCGCACTTCCGGAAGAGCAACGCTGGCTCGTCACCAGTGAGGGCGCCTTTTCTTACCTCGCCCGCGATTTCGGGCTGAAGGAGCTCTATCTCTGGCCGGTCAATGCGGATAGCCAAGGTACGCCGCAGCAGGTTCGCGCCGTGATCGACGCCGTGCGCGAACACAGGATCAAGGTCGTCTTCAGCGAGAGCACCGTATCCTCCGATCCCGCGGAACAGGTGGCGCGTGAAACCGGCGCTGCCTATGGCGGCGTCCTCTATGTCGACTCGCTGAGTGAAGAAGACGGGCCGGTGCCCAGCTATCTCGATCTGCTGACAGTGACGGTCGATACGGTTGCGAAGGGTCTCGCCTCATGATGATGGGCAGGGCGAAGCCTGCACCCGCCGGGCTCCGGGTCAATGACATCACGGTAGCCTATCGCAACGGCCTGACGGCCCTGCGGCATGCAAGCTTCACCGTCCCCAGAGGAACGATCACTGCGCTTGTCGGCGTCAACGGGGCCGGCAAGTCCACCCTCTTCAAGGCGATCATGGGCTTCGTTCAGCTGACCAATGGATCGGTGGAAATCCTCGGCATGCCTGCGCATGACGCCCTGCGCCAAAATATGGTGGCCTACGTGCCGCAGGCCGAGGAGGTCGACTGGAATTTCCCTGTCCTCGTCGAAGACGTCGTGATGATGGGCCGCTACGGCCACATGAACTTCCTGCGCATCCCTTCCCGCCGCGACCACGACCTGGTGACGGAAGCCCTGCAGCGGGTGAACATGCTGGAGTACCGCAAGCGCCAGATCGGCGAATTGTCCGGCGGCCAGCGCAAGCGCGTCTTCCTTGCCCGTGCGCTGGCGCAGGAGGGCCAGATCATCCTGCTCGACGAACCGTTCACGGGCGTCGACGTCACGACCGAGGAGCAGATCATCGAATTGCTGAAGAGCCTGCGTGATGAGGGACGGGTGATGCTCGTCTCCACGCACAACCTTGGGAGCGTCCCGGACTTCTGCGATCGAACGGTCTTCGTCAAGGGCACCGTGCTCGCCTATGGCAGGACGGAGGACACCTTTACGGAGGCGAACCTGGAAAAGGCCTTCGGCGGCGTCCTGCGCCACTTCATCCTGAGTGGAACCGACCTGCACGACGACGCCGATCCGCGCCATCTCAAGGTCATCAGCGACGACGAGCGGCCGTTCGTGGTCTATGGCGACCGGCAGCAGAAGCAGAAGACGAGAGACGATGCTCCAGACGCTTCTTGAGCCGTTTACCTACGACTACATGCGCAACGCCATCTGGGTCAGCGCGCTGGTGGGAGCTGTCTGCGGCTTCCTGTCCGCCTATCTGATGCTGAAGGGCTGGTCGCTGATCGGCGATGCCC from Pseudorhizobium banfieldiae encodes the following:
- the lysS gene encoding lysine--tRNA ligase — encoded protein: MADTKNETTLSSDATEVRAQKLKLLREKIGDVYPAHFHRTMTNADLAEKYENLEADVETQDVVTVAGRVYSMRNSGMFIDLRDASGKIQIFSHKDTTPEEARDMLPMIDLGDIIGVTGVVRRTKRGELTINAQEITMLTKSLLPMPEKYHGLADIEMRYRKRHLDILSNEESKLRFQQRSRILSGIRRFMEDDGFMEVETPMLQSIYGGATAEPFKTHHNTLKLDMYLRIAPELFLKRTLVSGLSDKVFEVNRNFRNEGVSTRHNPEFTMMECYWAYADYEDMMDLVERLFARLAMAVHGSTEFKYGDKELSFKGPFRRVPMPDAVKEATGIDFLAIKTDEEARAAAKAAGFEVEKDWTWGECLAFIFEEKVEATLIQPAHVTHFPKDISPFAKEVPGEPRLVERFETYCNTWEIGNAFSELNDPEEQRARMIEQLEQAHARGEKDKQLDDEFLDAIDQGMPPAGGLGIGVDRLIMLLTDAPSIRDVILFPAQRSRTN
- a CDS encoding manganese/iron ABC transporter ATP-binding protein translates to MMMGRAKPAPAGLRVNDITVAYRNGLTALRHASFTVPRGTITALVGVNGAGKSTLFKAIMGFVQLTNGSVEILGMPAHDALRQNMVAYVPQAEEVDWNFPVLVEDVVMMGRYGHMNFLRIPSRRDHDLVTEALQRVNMLEYRKRQIGELSGGQRKRVFLARALAQEGQIILLDEPFTGVDVTTEEQIIELLKSLRDEGRVMLVSTHNLGSVPDFCDRTVFVKGTVLAYGRTEDTFTEANLEKAFGGVLRHFILSGTDLHDDADPRHLKVISDDERPFVVYGDRQQKQKTRDDAPDAS
- a CDS encoding metal ABC transporter substrate-binding protein; this encodes MVIAPTASAVAEDKVKVVTTFTVIADMARNVAGDVADVESITKPGAEIHNYQPTPHDLLRARDADLILRNGLNLELWFEKFLANLGDVPSVTASDGVEPMAIAGGSYEGKPNPHAWMSLENAVIYVENIRRGLSEVDPDNAETYAANAAAYTEKLKAAVQPIRDQLAALPEEQRWLVTSEGAFSYLARDFGLKELYLWPVNADSQGTPQQVRAVIDAVREHRIKVVFSESTVSSDPAEQVARETGAAYGGVLYVDSLSEEDGPVPSYLDLLTVTVDTVAKGLAS